CAAATTTTTCAGATAAAATTAAGCGAACACTATTATTTGGAGGGATAAGATGAGGATTACAGTTGCAGGAGCAGGAAATGTCGGGCTAGTTACAGCAGTTTGTCTCGCAGAAGCAGGTCATCATGTAACCTGTTTAGATACTCAAAAAGAGAAAATAGATATACTCGAAAAAGGACATTCACCATTCTTTGAGCCTGGACTGGAACCTTTATTAGAAAAAAACCTCGCTAACGGGCAACTCCGCTTTTCGACGAGCCCAAAACAAGCTTACCGTGATGCTGAAATCATTTTTATTGCAGTTGGAACTCCTGAAAAAAAAGATGGGGCTGTCGACTTATCCTATATTTATATCGCTTCCTACCACATTGCTGAAAATATCGAAAATGATGTCATTGTCTGTACGAAAAGTACCGTCCCAGTTGGAACAAACGAAATAATCAAGCAAATTTTCCAGAATCGTAAGCCCCGTCACCTAAAAGTGGATGTTGTATCAAACCCTGAATTTCTTCGTGAGGGTTCAGCGATAATAGACTTTTACTTAGGAGATCGAATCGTAATTGGCGCAGATAACCCTGAGGCAGCTTCCATTATAGAGCAGCTCTATCTTCCTTTAAAAATACCGATAGTTGTCACTGATATTAGAAGTGCAGAGATGATTAAATATGCCTCCAATGCCTTCCTTGCTACGAAGATAAGCTTTATTAATGAAATTGCCAATCTCTGTGAAAAAGTTGGCGCAAATATTGAGGAAGTCTCTTATGGCATGGGAATGGATAAGCGGATTGGGTCAAACTATCTTCAGCCTGGAATTGGTTATGGAGGTTCATGCTTTCCAAAGGACACAAAAGCTCTTGCTCAACTAGCAGGAAATGTCCAACATCCGTTCGAATTACTTGAATCCGTGATTAAAGTAAATCAGCAGCAGCATTCCCTTCTAGTAAAGAAGGCAAAAGAAATGCTCGGTTCATTAAAAGGAAAAAAAGCCGCCTTACTTGGGCTTGCTTTTAAACCTGAAACGGATGATATCCGTGAAGCCGTTTCCTTAACGGTTATTAAAGACTTATTAGAAGAGGGTTCACTTGTCACTGCTTATGACCCGATTGCTATTCCTAATGCCCATAAACTGATAGGAAATTCAATTGAGTACACGACAAATATTCGTGAAGCGCTAAAAGGGGCTGACTTTGCTGTCATCGCAACAGAGTGGGACCAAATAAAGCATCTTCCATTTGATGCTTATACCACCTATATGAATGAACCGATTATTTTCGATGGACGAAATTGCTATTCACTTAAGGATATTCAACGATATCCGATTACCTATGTATCCATCGGAAGGCCATCTATAGTGAATGAAAAACCCGCCCAACGTCTTTAAATAGAGGGAGACACAATAATGATGAGAGTAATCCAATCCTTTTATCATTTCGAATGCATGGTTTTTCATGAGATTAATAGCCATTTTGATAAAAAAATTATAAATCTCTTTTTTCGTACGATTACTGGAATTGGAGGTGCACTGTTTATAAGTGTAACGACCTTGTTACTCATTATTTTTTCAACGGGTACGACCAGAGTTACAGCGATTTCAAGCGCGGCAGCCTTAGCTCTAAGTCATATCCCTGTTCAAGTGGTAAAGAAGCTTTTCCCTCGTAAAAGACCCTATTTATTATTTGAAACAACAAAGATTTTACCAAATCCATTAAAGGATCATTCTTTTCCGTCAGGTCATACAACAGCTGTATTCTCAGTCATCATTCCATTTGTTATTCTAAACCCTGTTCTAGCAGCCGTTCTGATTCCTTTAGGGCTATGTGTAGGAATTTCAAGGATTTATTTAGGTCTGCATTTTCCATCGGACGTGATTGCAGGAGGATTTCTCGGGACGTCCTTCGGTATTCTATGCTCACATTTTTTAACCTAAAATGAAATGGAAACTGCGTAGGAGGGGTTTATATGAAGGTTGCTATTTTCTCTGACACCTTTTATCCGGATATCAACGGGGTGGCACAAACACTCAAAAAATTAACAAACTATCTTGAGGGCCAGCATATCTCCTATAAAGTCTTTGCACCTTATCCTGCGTCAACTGAATATGTTTCAGATCATATTCATCGGTTAAAAAGCAAGTCATTTTTTCTATATCCGGAATGCCGCTTAGCGTTCCCAAACTTTAGCCAGGTTAAATCGGAAATCGAGCAATTCTCACCAGATTTGATTCACGTAGCAACGCCGTTTACGGTTGGTCTTTGTGGTGTTTACTTTGCGAAAAAATTAAACATCCCAATTGTCGGCTCTTATCACACCGATTTTAATGACTATTTACATTTTTATGACCTTGAATTCCTTTCTATCCCACTTTGGAAATACATGAAATGGTTTCATAGTCCTTTTAAAAAGCTGTTTGTCCCTTCCATTGATACACTGGAAAAATTGAATAACCGCGGGTTTAGAAACTTAGAAATTTTTCCTAGAGGCGTTGACTGCCAGCTATATCATCCTAATTATCAAAAAGAGCTTGTTCATAATCGATACGGAATTTCTGAAAAATTTCTCCTTACCTATGTTGGCAGGCTGGCACCTGAAAAAGATTTAAAAACGCTTATGAAAATTGCGAACTCACTACAACCTGAAATAAATAAACAGGTACATTGGTTGATTGCCGGAGATGGTCCCTTACTTGAAGAACTGCAAATGGATGCATTGCCAAATATGACCTTTACTGGCTATTTAAATGGAGTTGGATTAGCGGAGGTCTATTCAGCGACGGACCTATTTATTTTTCCATCGCCTACTGAAACGTTTGGAAATGTTGCGTTAGAGGCTCTTGCCAGTGGGACACCGGTAATCGGGGCAAATGCTGGAGGAGTGAAACATATTATTTCAAACGGTATTACCGGACATTTGTGTGAGCCAGGTAATTCAGAAGATTTTGTTAACCGTATTGTTCAGTTGTTAGGAAATGAGCTTTTCAGGAATCAGATGTCGTTAAATGCTAGGAAATATGCACTTACTCAAAGGTGGGACCAGATATTTGATAACCTGCTCAACCATTATTCTGCCGTTATCGATGAACCCTCTAAGAAAATATATGCATGAAGTAATCTCGGTAAGGAGGAATATGAATGGATACAGTTTCACACATAATTATCGGCTTCGGACTAGGTGCTCTTGCTCAAATCGATCCCGTGATTTCAAATGATAGTGCCTTATCGACTGCCGTCCTTGTCGGAACAGTAGTAGGTTCCAACGCACCGGATTTTGATTTTTTCTATCGTTTAAAGGGTAGAAGCAGTTATTACCGAAATCATCGGGGGTGGTCACATTCACTGCCGGCAATCCCTTTATGGTGCATACTTACTACAGCTTCCATTTTACCATTTTTCCCTGGCAGCTCTATTTCTCACTTGTTTTTGTGGATAATGCTAGCTGTTACCTTACACGTTCTATTAGATTTGTTTAATGTTAATGGGTCTCAAGCGCTGCGCCCATTTTCTACGAAATGGCTGTCTTTAGATTTCCTCCCCTTAATCGACCCATATATCATCATGCTTCATATTCTTGGATTTAGCCTGCTTCCTTTTTTTGAAACCGGGAGAGTCTTTACCTTCATTTATCTAGCGATGTTTTTTTACTTGCTGGCTCGGTTCATTTTTACACAGTATACGAAATGGAAGCTTTCACTGCATTTTCAAAAATCGCTCCGGGTAAAAATGATCCCTAAAACATCACCATTCCACTGGAATATTATCATTGAAACCAATCAGGACTTTTTATTTGGTTCTTACACAAAGGGAGAGTTATCGATCGAGCATACTTTTTCAAAGAAACTAGATTACCCTGGATTAGTAATCGATAGCAGTCAGAATCCTGAAGTAGAAAGCTTTCTAAGAAGTACCCACTTCGCCTACCCTTTTGTTCAAAAGAGAAAAAGCGGTTATTTCATTTATTGGAAAGACCTTCGGTTCCGGACTAAGAAATTTTTCCCTAAGCTTGCTATAATGTTCATTTCATTAGATTATCAAAACCAAGTATCCTACACTGGTAAATTAACCTCTATTAAACAATATAAAAAGGTAATAAAAAAGTTAGAAACCTCAATAAAATAAATTTTGAGCCCCCTTGTGATTACCTCGAGTCAAGGGGGCTCAGGACTATACTTTTATTAAGGAAGTTCTGGTTTTGTAAAAATTGGCGTTTCTTCGCCCAAGGTTTTTAGAAACGGTAGTAGATCCGCCTTCTCCTGGTCTGTTAAACCAATCGGGCTCATAAATTTTTGGATAAAAAAGCTCTTATTGGGATGGCTATCCCCGCCGCGGTCATAGTAATCGATTACATCCTCAAGCGTTGCAATACTTCCATCCCGCATATATGGTGCTGTATGGGTGAGTCCATATAAACCAAGGGTGCGAATTCTTCCTAAATCCCCTTCTTGTCCGGTTACCGCTTGGCGACCCTTGTCCTCTGTATTGAGACCGATATTGTAAAAATTGTTATCAGAAAGGTTTAGTCCATTATGGCAAGTGACACAAAACGCTTTTCCTGTGAACAAACGGAGCCCGCTGACTTCTTGTTTCGTTAATGCCTCTGTATCCCCTTCTAGGAACCTATCGTAAGGAGTATCCTTTACAACAATTTGCCTTTGAAAAGCGGCTAGAGCTTTTGCAATATTTTGCTCGGTGATTCCATCAGGGAATGCAGCCTGAAAACGTTCCTGGTACCCTTTGATAGCCGATAGTTCTTTTATAAGTTCATTAAGAGGCTGATTCATCTCATCCGAATTCTGAATCGGACCAAGCGCTTGTTCCTCTAGGGAGGCGGCACGGCCATCCCAAAAATTAGACGTGTAATAACCTGAATTAATCACAGTTGGGCTGTTCCTTGCTTCATTTCCCCCTGTATATTTATCAAAAGTAGGCTGATTATCTCCATAACCCATATTTGGATCATGACAAGTTTGGCAGCTTACCTCGTTGTTGCCTGATAAGCGCGGGTCAAAAAATAACATTTGCCCAAGTTCAAGCACTTCTGGCTTCATCGGATTATCCGTTGGGATTGGTACATCGCCAATTGGGACAAGTGTTGTATGATTTCTAAGGCTGGTTAGCAGCTCCTCGGGATCAATTTCATTCCCTTGAGATTTGCTCTGTTCCTCCGTAGACAGATTTGTTGGTGCCTTTACCTTCTCCTTCTCACCACAAGCTGACAAACCAATACACATGATAAGAGTCAATACCGCGCCCTTCACTAATTTATTCATAAATAGAGTGCTCCTCTAATTTTTATTATCTTATCACCATTATAAAATTGGTTTTATAAAAAAAGAGCACCATATTATGAAGAAATTATTAAACGTTACCGATAGAAACAACAACTGTCCGCCTGAGGCGGACAGTGTCCACGGTTGGTGCCTGTCACCGAGTAAACCACTCGGCACCAACGATCGTACTTTCCTCAACGAAGAATATCAAAGATGATTTTGGCATGATCAGTGTTGTCGATTTGGCCCCTCAGGCGCTCACTTCCTGGTCCGTAGGCATAGACGTTTACATCTTCGCCTGTGTGTCCACTGGTTGTCCAGCCAGTGTAGGATCGGTTGTTAATGATTTCTTCGATGGCATTGTCGATGTTTCTTGCTTTTAGTGTTCTTGCTGCTCTTTCAACATATCTTATTTCATTTTCTGTTAAAGGAATCTCAATATATTTCGTTAACGTTTCTTTAACTCCCGCTCCTTTGACGATCTCAGAAGCCATATAGTTAGGTGTTCTCTTGACTGTTTTTATTACAGAACTAAACCAATTGTATTGTCCTTGCGCCCCTATCGTGAATCCCCCGGTTGAATGATCCGCTGTTGCGATAACCAATGTAAGTCCATCCTTTTTGGCAAAATCAATGGCCACTTTAAATGCTTTCTCGAAATCTTCCATTTCACTCATGACACCCACGATATCATTGTCATGTGCGGCCCAGTCAATCTGACTTCCTTCCACCATTAGAAAAAAGCCTTTTTCATTCTGATTCAGCCGCTCGATTGCAGAAGTAGTCATGTCTGCAAGAGATGGAATGTCGTTTGAACGATCTATCATTTTCGGCAGCCCTCTTTTTGCAAAAAGACCTAACGCTTGAGCACTTTGGTCGTTATTCATCTCATTCACGTTCGTTACATAGCTGTAGCCATCTTTAACAAACTCATTAACTAAGTTCCTATCTTTACGGATAAACCATTCTGAACCTCCACCAAGCAATACATCAATTTTATGCTTACCATTAACTAAGTCATCAAAATAATCATCTGCAATGGCGCTCATGCTCTTTCGCTGGTCAACATGAGCACCAAAAGCTGCAGGAGTGCCATGGGTCATTTGCGCTGTAGCAACCAGCCCCGTTCCCTTCCCTTTTTCCTTTGCCGCTTCAAGGACTGATTTTAACTTCGTATGGTCATTGGCAATCCCAATTGCCCCATTATAGGTCTTCACACCGGTTGCCATTGCCGTTGCTGAAGCAGCAGAATCAGTTACATTATGCCGTGGGTCGTTCGGGTAGGTCGTCTGCTGACCCACCAGGTACGGTCCAAATTCTGTTGATTCTAGTTCAAAAGTGGCTGGGTTATCTTTGAAATAACGGTACCCCGATGTGAATGAAATACCCATGCCATCACCTATTAGAAAAATGACATTTTTAATATCCCCGCTACCTTCATTAACTTCAGCTTCATATATTTTTATCGAGCTTGATAACATAACGTAAAGGCTAATTAAAATCGAAAAAGTCCACCTTATTTGCCATTTAACAAACATACATATCCCCCTGAATACAACTGAATTAAATGTAATTATTATGGATATTAAAAAGAAAAAATATCCAACTTCTAAAACTATCTCTAGCAAATTGGACCATCCACACAAAAAATCTACAAAATTAAAAGGATTGAGCAAATCGCCCAATCCTCTTTAAATATGAGAGTGTCCACCTCAGGTGGAAAGTGTCCACGAGCGGTGTCTGTCACCATCATTGTCACCATCGCACTTCAACAATCTAACTGTCACCATCTTACATTGGTCTGCAAAATGTTTCTATATCACCAGGTGTTGTTATCGGCTTTTCTTGTGTTTCTTGTTTGGAGAACCTGCAGGTGTAGGTCATTTCTTGCCGATGTTCATTTTCAAATTCATTTAAGTCTGGGTAGGTTTTAATTTTTTTCTTAAGTCCTTTTGGATAATAATCTATCTCAATACTATTATTTTGATATTGTCTATCCTTGACGTTTTCCCATAACTGATAAATTCGCTGAAACTCTTTCTCCTTATCAAAGGTATCGTCGAAATTTAATATATGGATACGTTCATAGCTTTGATTAGGATTCTCATTATAAATTGTTTGATAGCTGTCTTCAAACTGGTAGCGCTCCTCTATTTCACTAAAAAAAGAACCATAAACATAATATTCCCCTGTACTCTTAAATATTGGATCAATGATTGGAACCATTTCTTTCCTAAATTGATTTGACCAGTTACTCTCTTTATAACCGTCCCTTGTCACTTGATACTTCTCAGTAGTGTCCACCCCGAAATTAGTATCAGGACTTGCCACTGGGTGCACAGATAGGGTGTAGGCTCCCTCGTCATCACCTAAGATTTTATTGTACTCCACGTCGTCAATTTCAAAACGCTCTCCATACTTCCCCTCCAAATATTTTAAAGCAGCCTTTTCGGCTTTATTATCATTTGCATCATAGTAGACAAAATCTAAAGCATATACTCCTAACAGTAAAAATGGTGATATAACGACCAGTCCAACCCCAATCCCAATGATCAAAAGAACTTTTTTCATATTTTTCCCCGCATTTATTATTTTTTTGATTACACTCCCGTACTATCATATCTAATCTTTTAAAAAATCAAAATAAAAAATCTACTAACTAGGAAAAAACTGTTATATGATTGATTTGTTCTCTATTGATTATTTTGGAGGAGGTTTTATATGGAAAGAAGCACAATACTAGATCTTTTTAACCAGCATTTAAGGATTGAAATAATAGAGCCGAATTCTCGAAGAGAAAGGACCGATTCTGTCGTCAGAAAAGTTTCACTATCGAATGAACCGGGTTTTATATCTTACTCGGAAATAGATGAATGGAATGCCGACAAAGTCATAGAAGAACAAATTGCATACTATAAGAACTTAAAGCAGCAGTTTGAGTGGAAGGTTTTTGATTATGATCAGCCTTTGGATTTAAAGGAGAGATTGCGAAAAAAGGGCTTCACACTTGAAGCATCAGAGGCACTTATGATTTCTGACTTATCGGAGATTAATCAGCTCCTTGATACTCAGGTTCTTCCTGAAGTAAAAAGACTTACGGCTGAACAGGAAATCTGGGACATTATTAAACTAGAGGAAGAAGTTTGGTATGATAATTTTCAAGATTTAGGTCAGCGTCTTGTTAGGGATTTTACTGATAGTTCTGCTCGCCTATCCCTCTACGGAGCCTATGTTGATGGAAAAATCGTCAGTGCTGCTTGGATGTACCTTCATGAGGGCACACCATTTGCCAGCCTTTGGGGAGGCTCAACCCTGGCTGATTACCGCAAGAAAGGTTATTACAGTTCACTTCTGGCAATCCGCGCACGCGAAGCCTCAGAAAAAGGTTATCCGTTACTGATCGTCGATGCCAGTTCTATGAGCAAGCCCATTCTTGAAAAGCACGGTTTCCACTGCTATGGTTATTCAACACCTTGTATGTCACCAAAGTTTGCATAGGAGATCCCTAGGAACCTTATTCCTAGGTTTTTATTTACCGATTAAATAGGGTTAAATCCAAAACGGAATGATTATCCTTAAGACTGCGGATTTCCGGGAACGATCACTTTGGTCCTTTTTAATCGGTCAATCGTTGCCAATACAACCTCAGCGGATACCACCTGCTCATTCCGTTGGTTTATAACCGTTTGCTTTAGTGTATAGCTAGTATTTCCCAACCGTTCTAACCATGTTCGAATCCTTAATCTTTCTTTGGGGAAGATTTCTTTCTTAAAATCTGCATTTATATGTACTAAAACGGATTCTACACCTGCAAGAATACTATATTTGTACCATTCTGACCGTTCGTCATCTAAATATTCATATAGTTTTACATTACTAACATGATAAAAATCCGATTCAGCTGTTATCTCCCTTCTGTAAATGCCATCCAACCACCTCCTCCACATCCCATATGATATATGTATTTCGCTGAATGCTATTGGATTACCTGCAAAAATAAAAGCCTTATTCAAACTGAATCATGGCCTTCACTTATCACTGTCTCAGTTGTTGTACTATTAATAGTGAAGAGGATTTAATTATGAATATTCGCTGGGATGAGATAACTGAAGATAGCTTAAGCCACATAGATAAGGTTTTTAAATTATATGATTTAGTATTTCCAATTGTTGTAAGAGAACCTCATACTATTTTTTTTAATGGTTTGCATTATGCCCGGCATCGAAAGCTTAACAATTTTCGTTTCCTGATAGGTTTTGAAGGAGAGGAACTTATTTCTTTCGCAACAGGACACTATTTAGAGGAAGTTAATTCGGGGTTTATTGTTTATATTGCAACTAATCCACATGCTAGAAGCAAAGGAAGAGGTTCAAAAACATTAATAAAAATGGAAGAGTTAATTACCGAAGATGCTATTGCAGCAGGAAACTCTTCATTAAACGCAATCATTCTAGAAACAGAAACAGAGGATCCGGTCCATACGAAGGAAGAGAAAGATAATTGTAAGAAGAGAAATGACTTTTTTAAAAGGAATGGTTTTAAAAAGTCAGAAGGAATCAGCTACCTCCAACCACCACTACATACTAAAGATAAGGCTGTTCAACTAAATCTTTTTATAAAAAATGTACAAAAAAACGAACAAGATATTAAAAAAATTATTTATGCGATTTATAAAGAAAAATATTATTTAGTAAATGGGATTGATAAAGAAGTACTTAATAACTGTCTTATAAAAATGGAACTAGGTAAGAAATTAATATGAAGTTTCCAAAAAACAAGCCTGGTCCATTGTGGAACCAGGCTTTGCTCATCATTATTTTTCAAATATGGCATTGGATAGGAGTCTAAACAAGTAGTCAGTGTGGTCACGGAATCCTGCCTCTAAACCGATAAGGGTAACGTCTTTGTTTTCCTCTTTTACGATGACTGCTTGACCCTGTGCATCTGCTTTGTTATTGATCCAATGTCCTGCTACAAAGAAATCCTCTGTGTTATCCAGTGTAGCAGCGATTTTATCATTTCCATTAACAATATACCAAACTGGGCGATAAACGAACCCAAAATCATCCTGACTATAGCCTCCAGTTAATCCTTTACCAAGATAATCGACTTTCACAATTCCATTGCTGTTCGATCCAGCAGTTTTAACTGTGTTGTCGGTCAATCCAAGAGTCCATGTTGCTCGGGATGCACCGGCACCTACTGCAATGTACTTTCCGCCATTGTCAAGAAAACTGTTAACATTGCGTTGAAATGCTGTTAGCTGTACCGGGTTTTGGAATCCAAACTCTTTGTTTGCTGCAGATAAGCTAGTAGAAATAAGATTTTCTGTACCACTGTAAACAAATACATCGAAGCCTTCTAAACCTTTCTCTGCTACATCAACAGGTGTTACTTCTGTAACATCAAAACCTAGTCTCTTCAAGGCAAGTTTTGTCCCGCTGTGAGACTGAGCTTTCCCCATACCGCCGTCCTTAAGAATCGCTACCTGTAAACTTGAAACCACGCTGACCTCTGTTGGTACACTCGAAACCGAACCAATCTGCAGACCAGATTCTTTCACAGCAGCTGAGATTGTATTTGCTGAAGCTGTTGTATAAAAATCACCCGATGCATCGCGTGATACAGCTACTCCCTCTTTAAGTAAGGTATTAACTAATTCAACCGCTTTTACAGAACTATTTGGAATCAAGTAAGGACCTTTACCTGCCAAAGTTCCTTGACCAGTAACTTGGTTAACCTGTTTAGCTCTAACGTCTACCGGACTGTAAGTCTCAACTGCCTCAAAGCCCCAAAGCTCCGGCAGGCTCCATGCTGAAATATCATACATAGCAGGTGTATCGTTTGAAATGTCTTCACCATCCCATAGCATTGTATTGGCTAAACCAGCCTTCGCTTGGTCCATCTGCACTAGATACGTTCCCTTAGGGTAGGTTTTTCCATCAACCGTAAATGCTTTTGTTGCTTCTTTTACCTCAATATCATTATTAAGTAAATGCTTCACAGCCTTATTTGTTACCGTTGGATCTTTTTCATCAACTGGCAAAATGTAAGCATTAGGAAAGAATCCTTCTTCATGGAAAGGGTGGTCAAAGGTAATGCCTCGTTTGAACATCTCAATTTGGTCTGCGATCATGGCTTGCTTATTTTCAGTGGCAAAATTCAAGGCACCCATGATGGCATTATACATCCAGCGTACCCCATCCAAGTCATTTGTTGGAGCCTCTAAAGTATGACCGTATGCGCCATGGTACATTGCATACATTGGTGTGAAAATTGGCGGATAATCATCCCAACCAGCAGCATCGTCACGTTGCGGTACGTAAACTCCCTCCATACTTTGATACAAATTGCCGGTAAAACTGTCCTTGTCTCCCATAATTTCTGCTTCCATTGCTTTTGCCTGATCCACTGCCCACTTATTATAAAGGTCATACTCGTAGTTAGGATTATGCGGCGGCGTACATGGTTCAATTAAACCCTGCAGGTTAGGTCCATAATTCTTCACATAACCGTGGGTATCAAGGAATACCATTGGATTCCACTCTTTAATCAATTCTACCGTTTCTTGGGTTTCAGGCTGAGACTGTGTGATAAAGTCGCGGTTCAAATCGATACCTTCCCCGTTAAAACGAGTTGCATCGACACGGCCATCAGGGTTTTGTACGACGTTAAAAATAAGAATATTATTCTCTAAAATATTTTTCGTTTCAGCATCATTTTGTGTTGCAAAGCGTTCGATTAATTGGATAACCGCATCACTTCCCACAAACTCGGTACCATGAATTGAACCATTAATCATAATCGGCACTTTAAAATCAGGATTATTTGCAATCCAATCCTGAGCCTTTCCAGGATTCTTGAACATTTGTTTTCTAAGAGATTGGAATTTTCCAAACTTTCCTTGTGTAGTTGGATCTGCAATTGTTACAACATAAAGCGGATGACCATCAGCAGATGTCCCACGGACTTCTACTTTTACACGATTGGATTGTTTTTCAATCTCTGTCAATTTAGCCCCAACTTGTGAGAATTTCATAAAGTCATAGTTTTCATTATTAAACTTACTGCCATCCTGCTCCTCATATACATTTACGTTTGTCCATTTCGGTCCCTCAGCAAACCCTGTAGAAAAGGGAACAGCCGTAAGTAAACTCACAGCTAATAGACCTGCAATTTTTTTCTTCTTCATAAAACAGCCCCCAAAACCTATTTGTATTTTTATAAATTTTTTTGTATTTTTATAACGTAAAATTATTTTAATATTGCTAGAAACAAATTACTATCCAACCATTTTCCCGAAAAACCAAATAAATATTATTCTTTTATAGGAATAAAGTTATAAATTACATCATGAACAATATTATTTAAAAAAAAGAGAAGGGCATCCCACAACGATTGGGATGCCCTTCTCTTTATTGCTCAACCGATATATTTTCTACTACAACATTTCCTCTAGATTTCTTTAATACTTCTATTCCAAACCACATAAAAGGAATGCCCCAAGCAAGGACTGAAAAATCACCAACCACTGGAATAAAGTTTAGAATTGGCGCAAGTAAAATCAAAATAGCAGGTACTTTAGAAAACACGTTAGTCTTTAACACCGCAATACCAAGTAATATCATAGAAAGCATGACTGAGAGCATCATCAACGGACTGGCAATTAATATCGGCAGCAGCGGCATATCCATTTGTAAAACTTTCGGGTCATACACAGCAAATACTAAGCTAGTAAACACCATTCCCATCAAGACAAAGCTTCCAATGGCATAAAGGATAAACGCTGTGAACCCCAATTTTCCAAACTCTTTATGAGCGGAGAAATACAATCCAAAAATACCTAATCCCATAAATAATGTCCCAAGGACACCTGCTGTTAATTCTTGCGGGCTATTCATCCCCCATACTAATGCCAGCGGGCACATAAGAGCGCGGAAAAAACCTCCAATGATACTGAAAATGGCTAACAAACGAATCACCTTGTTTAGGTTCATAACTATCAACTTCCTTTCGGTTTATTAATCTTACTTTATCAATCCCGGCGTCCCGGGGTCTTGTGACCACCGTCCCGACCAGGTCGGGAAGTTTTTTTTTATAAAAAAAAGAACCCTAAATGGATCCTCTAAAGGTTTATTCCCTATCTTTACCTAATCCGGCTTCTCTTGCCATGATCATTGCATGGGCACGGTCGCTAGCATGCAATTTACTCAGGATGTTGGAAACATGATTCCGAACCGTTTTTTGATTCAACCCTAAAACTGTCGCAATTTCGGCATTATTCTTCCCTCGGGCAATATGATCCAACACCTCCCGTTCTCTTTCAGTCAGCTGAGGAAAAACATCCACTTGTACCTGCTTTGATTTTGCTTCAAAAT
This genomic stretch from Neobacillus niacini harbors:
- a CDS encoding UDP-glucose dehydrogenase family protein, which translates into the protein MRITVAGAGNVGLVTAVCLAEAGHHVTCLDTQKEKIDILEKGHSPFFEPGLEPLLEKNLANGQLRFSTSPKQAYRDAEIIFIAVGTPEKKDGAVDLSYIYIASYHIAENIENDVIVCTKSTVPVGTNEIIKQIFQNRKPRHLKVDVVSNPEFLREGSAIIDFYLGDRIVIGADNPEAASIIEQLYLPLKIPIVVTDIRSAEMIKYASNAFLATKISFINEIANLCEKVGANIEEVSYGMGMDKRIGSNYLQPGIGYGGSCFPKDTKALAQLAGNVQHPFELLESVIKVNQQQHSLLVKKAKEMLGSLKGKKAALLGLAFKPETDDIREAVSLTVIKDLLEEGSLVTAYDPIAIPNAHKLIGNSIEYTTNIREALKGADFAVIATEWDQIKHLPFDAYTTYMNEPIIFDGRNCYSLKDIQRYPITYVSIGRPSIVNEKPAQRL
- a CDS encoding phosphatase PAP2 family protein, which translates into the protein MMRVIQSFYHFECMVFHEINSHFDKKIINLFFRTITGIGGALFISVTTLLLIIFSTGTTRVTAISSAAALALSHIPVQVVKKLFPRKRPYLLFETTKILPNPLKDHSFPSGHTTAVFSVIIPFVILNPVLAAVLIPLGLCVGISRIYLGLHFPSDVIAGGFLGTSFGILCSHFLT
- a CDS encoding alkaline phosphatase is translated as MFVKWQIRWTFSILISLYVMLSSSIKIYEAEVNEGSGDIKNVIFLIGDGMGISFTSGYRYFKDNPATFELESTEFGPYLVGQQTTYPNDPRHNVTDSAASATAMATGVKTYNGAIGIANDHTKLKSVLEAAKEKGKGTGLVATAQMTHGTPAAFGAHVDQRKSMSAIADDYFDDLVNGKHKIDVLLGGGSEWFIRKDRNLVNEFVKDGYSYVTNVNEMNNDQSAQALGLFAKRGLPKMIDRSNDIPSLADMTTSAIERLNQNEKGFFLMVEGSQIDWAAHDNDIVGVMSEMEDFEKAFKVAIDFAKKDGLTLVIATADHSTGGFTIGAQGQYNWFSSVIKTVKRTPNYMASEIVKGAGVKETLTKYIEIPLTENEIRYVERAARTLKARNIDNAIEEIINNRSYTGWTTSGHTGEDVNVYAYGPGSERLRGQIDNTDHAKIIFDILR
- a CDS encoding metal-dependent hydrolase, with translation MDTVSHIIIGFGLGALAQIDPVISNDSALSTAVLVGTVVGSNAPDFDFFYRLKGRSSYYRNHRGWSHSLPAIPLWCILTTASILPFFPGSSISHLFLWIMLAVTLHVLLDLFNVNGSQALRPFSTKWLSLDFLPLIDPYIIMLHILGFSLLPFFETGRVFTFIYLAMFFYLLARFIFTQYTKWKLSLHFQKSLRVKMIPKTSPFHWNIIIETNQDFLFGSYTKGELSIEHTFSKKLDYPGLVIDSSQNPEVESFLRSTHFAYPFVQKRKSGYFIYWKDLRFRTKKFFPKLAIMFISLDYQNQVSYTGKLTSIKQYKKVIKKLETSIK
- a CDS encoding cytochrome-c peroxidase — its product is MNKLVKGAVLTLIMCIGLSACGEKEKVKAPTNLSTEEQSKSQGNEIDPEELLTSLRNHTTLVPIGDVPIPTDNPMKPEVLELGQMLFFDPRLSGNNEVSCQTCHDPNMGYGDNQPTFDKYTGGNEARNSPTVINSGYYTSNFWDGRAASLEEQALGPIQNSDEMNQPLNELIKELSAIKGYQERFQAAFPDGITEQNIAKALAAFQRQIVVKDTPYDRFLEGDTEALTKQEVSGLRLFTGKAFCVTCHNGLNLSDNNFYNIGLNTEDKGRQAVTGQEGDLGRIRTLGLYGLTHTAPYMRDGSIATLEDVIDYYDRGGDSHPNKSFFIQKFMSPIGLTDQEKADLLPFLKTLGEETPIFTKPELP
- a CDS encoding glycosyltransferase family 4 protein, encoding MKVAIFSDTFYPDINGVAQTLKKLTNYLEGQHISYKVFAPYPASTEYVSDHIHRLKSKSFFLYPECRLAFPNFSQVKSEIEQFSPDLIHVATPFTVGLCGVYFAKKLNIPIVGSYHTDFNDYLHFYDLEFLSIPLWKYMKWFHSPFKKLFVPSIDTLEKLNNRGFRNLEIFPRGVDCQLYHPNYQKELVHNRYGISEKFLLTYVGRLAPEKDLKTLMKIANSLQPEINKQVHWLIAGDGPLLEELQMDALPNMTFTGYLNGVGLAEVYSATDLFIFPSPTETFGNVALEALASGTPVIGANAGGVKHIISNGITGHLCEPGNSEDFVNRIVQLLGNELFRNQMSLNARKYALTQRWDQIFDNLLNHYSAVIDEPSKKIYA